A genomic window from Helicobacter pylori includes:
- a CDS encoding c-type cytochrome has translation MKKVIVALGVLAFANALMAADVKVLAKSCAACHGVKFEKKALGKSKIVNMMSEAEIEKTLMDFKNGTNKNPVMTAQAKKLSDEDIKALAKYIPTLK, from the coding sequence ATGAAAAAGGTTATTGTGGCTTTAGGCGTTTTAGCGTTCGCCAACGCGTTAATGGCAGCTGATGTTAAAGTGCTTGCTAAAAGTTGTGCCGCTTGCCATGGGGTTAAGTTTGAAAAGAAAGCCTTAGGTAAAAGCAAAATCGTTAACATGATGAGTGAAGCGGAAATTGAAAAAACTCTTATGGATTTTAAAAACGGCACCAATAAAAATCCTGTCATGACCGCGCAAGCTAAGAAATTGAGCGATGAAGACATCAAGGCTTTAGCTAAATACATCCCCACTCTCAAATAA
- a CDS encoding RNA pyrophosphohydrolase: MPHKKYRPNVAAIIVSPDYPNTCEIFIAERVDIEGAWQFPQGGIDEGETPLEALHRELLEEIGTNEIEILAQYPRWIAYDFPSNMEHKFYSFDGQKQRYFLVRLKRANNIDLNKHTPEFRAYQFIHLKDLLKKVVPFKRQVYRQVIAYFRREGYLGC; the protein is encoded by the coding sequence ATGCCACATAAAAAGTATCGTCCTAATGTTGCGGCTATTATTGTGTCGCCAGACTACCCTAATACATGCGAAATTTTTATCGCTGAGCGCGTGGATATTGAAGGAGCTTGGCAATTCCCCCAAGGGGGCATTGATGAGGGCGAGACCCCTTTAGAAGCGCTCCATAGGGAATTGTTAGAAGAAATTGGCACGAATGAGATAGAGATTTTAGCGCAATACCCCAGATGGATCGCTTATGATTTCCCAAGCAACATGGAACATAAATTCTATTCCTTTGATGGGCAAAAACAGCGCTATTTTTTAGTGCGCCTAAAGCGTGCGAACAACATTGATTTAAACAAACACACGCCAGAATTTAGGGCTTATCAATTCATTCATTTAAAGGATTTGCTTAAAAAAGTCGTTCCCTTTAAGCGTCAAGTGTACCGCCAAGTCATCGCTTATTTTAGAAGAGAGGGGTATTTGGGGTGTTAA
- a CDS encoding aspartate kinase — MLIVQKYGGTSMGSIERIHNVAQRVLESVKLGHQVVVVVSAMSGETDRLLEFGKNFSHNPNKREMDRIVSVGELISSAALSMALERYGHRAISLSGKEAGILTSSHFQNAVIQSIDNKRIKDLLEKNYIVVIAGFQGADIHGETTTLGRGGSDLSAVALAGALKADLCEIYTDVDGVYTTDPRIEEKAQKIAQISYDEMLELASMGAKVLLNRSVELAKKLSVKLVTRNSFNHSEGTLIVAEKDFKGERMETPIVSGIALDKNQARVSMEGVEDRPGIAAEIFGALAEYRINVDMIVQTIGRDGKTDLDFTIVKTQIEETKQALKPFLAQMDSIDYDENIAKVSIVGVGMKSHSGVASIAFKALAKDNINIMMISTSEIKISVLIDIKYAELAVRTLHAVYQLDQ; from the coding sequence GTGTTAATCGTTCAAAAATACGGCGGCACGAGCATGGGTAGTATAGAAAGGATCCACAATGTCGCCCAAAGGGTTTTAGAAAGCGTCAAATTAGGGCATCAAGTCGTGGTGGTGGTTTCGGCGATGAGCGGCGAAACGGATCGGCTTTTAGAATTTGGCAAGAATTTTAGCCATAACCCTAACAAGCGAGAAATGGATAGGATCGTGAGCGTGGGGGAATTGATTTCAAGCGCGGCTTTGAGCATGGCGTTAGAGAGGTATGGGCATAGGGCTATTTCCTTGAGCGGGAAAGAAGCGGGTATTTTAACCAGCTCGCATTTTCAAAACGCTGTGATCCAATCCATTGACAACAAACGCATTAAAGATCTTTTAGAAAAAAACTACATTGTGGTGATCGCTGGGTTTCAAGGCGCTGATATTCATGGCGAAACGACAACTTTAGGGCGTGGGGGGAGCGATTTGAGTGCGGTCGCTTTAGCCGGGGCTTTAAAGGCGGATTTGTGTGAAATTTATACCGATGTGGATGGCGTTTATACCACCGATCCTCGCATTGAAGAAAAGGCTCAAAAAATCGCGCAAATCAGCTATGATGAAATGCTTGAACTAGCCTCTATGGGGGCTAAAGTGTTGTTAAACCGCTCGGTAGAATTGGCTAAAAAACTCAGCGTGAAATTGGTAACTCGCAACTCGTTTAATCATAGCGAAGGCACGCTCATTGTGGCTGAAAAAGACTTTAAAGGAGAACGCATGGAAACCCCTATTGTGAGCGGGATCGCATTGGATAAAAATCAAGCTCGTGTGAGCATGGAGGGCGTGGAAGATCGGCCTGGCATTGCCGCTGAAATCTTTGGCGCTTTAGCGGAGTATCGCATCAATGTGGATATGATAGTCCAAACGATCGGCAGAGACGGCAAAACGGATTTGGATTTCACGATCGTTAAAACCCAAATAGAAGAAACCAAGCAAGCCTTAAAGCCTTTTTTAGCGCAAATGGATTCCATTGATTATGATGAAAATATCGCTAAAGTTTCTATAGTGGGCGTGGGCATGAAATCGCATTCTGGGGTGGCGAGCATCGCTTTTAAGGCCCTAGCCAAAGACAACATCAATATCATGATGATTTCTACAAGCGAGATTAAAATTTCGGTTTTGATTGATATTAAATACGCGGAATTAGCCGTTAGAACTTTGCATGCGGTGTATCAATTAGATCAATGA
- a CDS encoding HobA family DNA replication regulator, which yields MKNFYDWIREFVRDQGEFIAQQSGWLELERSSYAKLIAQTISHVLNGGSLLVSVDSSRHWFLNYILSNLNPKDLKERPLLSVIDFNASSFYPKNDANLSLATIELTYQSPMFWHVGKIENEGLKTILLSKIPSFLWLFEELKEDCLLLKEHDSLLDYKLLQLFKLFENALFSVLYNKVTL from the coding sequence ATGAAAAATTTCTATGATTGGATCAGGGAATTTGTGCGCGATCAGGGTGAGTTTATCGCTCAACAAAGCGGGTGGTTAGAATTAGAGCGTTCAAGCTATGCAAAACTCATCGCGCAAACCATTTCGCATGTGCTTAATGGCGGTTCGCTGTTAGTGAGCGTGGATTCTTCTAGACACTGGTTTTTAAACTACATTCTTTCCAATCTCAACCCTAAAGATTTAAAAGAGCGCCCTTTATTGTCTGTCATTGATTTCAACGCTTCTTCTTTCTACCCCAAAAATGACGCAAACCTTTCTCTAGCCACCATAGAGCTCACTTATCAAAGCCCCATGTTTTGGCATGTTGGCAAAATTGAAAACGAAGGCTTAAAAACAATACTATTAAGTAAAATCCCTAGTTTTTTATGGCTTTTTGAAGAGCTTAAAGAAGACTGCTTGCTTTTAAAAGAGCATGATAGTTTGCTAGATTATAAATTATTGCAACTCTTCAAACTCTTTGAAAACGCGCTTTTTAGCGTGCTATACAATAAGGTTACTTTGTGA
- a CDS encoding DNA polymerase III subunit delta' gives MKNSNRLIYTDNLEESLEEVASLFERHTKFYTEIIEKDKKVIKTFNKDFKIEHAKEVISKAHLKHSALNAFLIAAPSYGIEAQNALLKILEEPPNNVCFIMFAKSPNHVLATIKSRLIKEDRRQKIPLKPLNLDLSRLDLKDIYAFLKELDKENFDSRENQREKIESLLESINRCQICLNEQELQAFDLAIKANSSYYKLSYNLLPLLLSLLPKKRSP, from the coding sequence GTGAAAAATTCCAACCGCCTTATTTATACGGACAATCTTGAAGAGAGTTTAGAAGAAGTTGCAAGCCTTTTTGAGCGCCACACTAAATTCTACACCGAGATTATTGAAAAAGACAAAAAGGTGATCAAAACTTTTAACAAGGATTTTAAAATAGAGCATGCCAAAGAAGTGATTTCAAAGGCCCACCTCAAACACAGCGCATTGAACGCCTTTTTAATCGCTGCCCCTAGTTACGGGATAGAAGCCCAAAACGCGCTCTTAAAAATCTTAGAAGAGCCTCCGAATAATGTTTGTTTTATCATGTTTGCTAAAAGCCCAAACCATGTTTTAGCCACCATTAAATCCCGCCTAATCAAAGAAGACAGACGCCAAAAAATCCCTCTAAAACCTTTAAATTTGGATTTATCTAGGTTGGATTTGAAAGATATTTATGCGTTTTTAAAGGAATTAGACAAAGAAAATTTTGATTCTAGAGAAAATCAAAGGGAAAAAATTGAAAGCCTGTTAGAGAGCATCAACAGATGTCAAATCTGTTTAAACGAGCAAGAATTGCAAGCCTTTGATTTAGCGATCAAGGCTAATAGCTCTTATTACAAGCTGAGCTACAATCTTTTGCCCTTGCTTCTAAGCCTTTTGCCTAAAAAGAGATCGCCATGA
- the folP gene encoding dihydropteroate synthase, which translates to MTLKRLNPDALKNALQKIGPEKIAKDRMHQKGVSLIFEIQHLPLSAALILKQEAISVGGDFATPKDCILAKEPFYDGVLIVSANQLERLIVKCYSQPFGLKRLAQELKSHLKAPKPNAPQIMAILNLTPDSFYEKSRFNSKKALEEIYQLLEKGITLIDIGAASSRPQSEIIDPKIEQERLKEVLLEIKSQKLYQCAHFSIDTYHAKTARMALEHHFSILNDVSGFSSVEMLEVARDYKPTCILMHSQKTPKDMQENVFYHNLFDEMDRFFKDKLEVLEKYALQDIVLDIGFGFAKLKEHNLALIKHLSHFLKFKKPLLVGASRKNTIGLITGREVQNRLAGTLSLHLMALQNGASVLRAHDIDEHIDLIKVFKSLEETD; encoded by the coding sequence ATGACTTTAAAACGCCTTAACCCTGATGCGTTAAAAAACGCCCTCCAAAAAATAGGCCCAGAAAAGATCGCAAAAGATCGCATGCACCAAAAAGGCGTTAGCTTGATCTTTGAAATCCAGCATTTGCCCTTAAGCGCTGCATTGATTTTAAAGCAAGAAGCCATCAGCGTTGGAGGCGATTTTGCCACGCCAAAAGATTGCATTTTGGCTAAAGAGCCTTTTTATGATGGGGTGTTGATTGTGAGCGCTAACCAATTAGAGCGCTTGATTGTGAAGTGTTATTCCCAACCCTTTGGGCTTAAACGTTTAGCGCAAGAATTAAAAAGCCACCTCAAAGCCCCTAAACCTAACGCCCCACAGATCATGGCAATTTTAAACCTCACGCCGGATAGTTTCTACGAAAAGAGCCGTTTTAATAGCAAAAAAGCGCTTGAAGAGATTTATCAATTATTGGAAAAAGGCATCACGCTCATTGATATAGGCGCGGCCAGTTCAAGACCACAGAGTGAAATCATTGATCCAAAAATAGAGCAAGAGCGCTTGAAAGAAGTTTTACTAGAAATCAAATCCCAAAAACTCTACCAATGTGCCCATTTTAGCATAGACACCTACCATGCCAAAACCGCCCGAATGGCTTTGGAGCATCATTTTTCCATCCTTAATGATGTGAGCGGTTTTAGTAGCGTTGAAATGCTAGAAGTCGCAAGGGATTACAAGCCTACTTGCATTTTAATGCACTCTCAAAAAACCCCCAAAGACATGCAAGAAAATGTGTTTTACCATAATTTATTTGATGAAATGGATCGCTTTTTTAAAGACAAGCTAGAGGTTTTAGAAAAATACGCGCTTCAAGATATTGTTTTGGATATTGGGTTTGGATTCGCTAAATTAAAAGAGCATAATTTGGCCTTAATCAAGCATTTAAGCCACTTCCTCAAATTCAAAAAACCCTTACTGGTGGGAGCGAGCCGTAAAAACACCATCGGGCTTATCACTGGGCGTGAAGTTCAAAACCGACTCGCTGGCACTTTAAGCTTGCATTTAATGGCGTTGCAAAATGGAGCGAGCGTTTTAAGAGCGCATGACATTGATGAGCATATTGATTTAATCAAAGTGTTTAAGAGCTTGGAAGAAACGGATTAA
- a CDS encoding DMT family transporter — MRNTILFGVSMILLANLCFGIMSAFVKITADYFSPMENVFYRSITMTLLLLLVYPFKPYRIRSYKQGGFKKLAFRVVVGGLAMLAFFYNIEKISLATATAFSQCAPIYTVLLSPLLLKEKLKKSALISACIGLVGVVLISDPSVENVGLIEIIMGLLSGVFVSLAYITLRDLREYYDKQAVILAFAFGMSILGLAGMFIDIPFLSTGIHMPRKEDILWISLIGISGTLGQYFLTYAYMNAPAGIIAPIEYTRIVWGLLFGLYLGDKFLDLKSSLGVALILFSGLLIALPALLKELKNYKSCN; from the coding sequence ATGCGTAATACCATTTTATTTGGCGTTTCAATGATACTCTTGGCGAATTTATGCTTTGGGATCATGAGCGCGTTTGTTAAAATCACAGCGGATTATTTTTCCCCTATGGAAAATGTGTTTTACCGCTCCATTACCATGACGCTTTTACTTTTGCTCGTCTATCCTTTCAAGCCCTACCGCATAAGGAGTTACAAGCAAGGCGGTTTTAAAAAACTCGCTTTTAGGGTTGTTGTGGGGGGTTTAGCGATGCTAGCGTTTTTTTATAATATTGAAAAAATTTCGCTCGCCACCGCAACGGCTTTCTCGCAATGCGCGCCTATTTATACGGTGCTTCTTTCTCCTTTGCTTTTGAAAGAAAAGCTCAAAAAAAGCGCATTAATTTCCGCATGCATTGGGCTAGTGGGCGTGGTGCTCATTTCAGATCCTAGCGTGGAAAATGTAGGGCTAATTGAAATTATTATGGGTCTATTGAGTGGGGTCTTTGTGTCTTTGGCGTATATCACTTTAAGGGATTTGAGAGAGTATTACGACAAGCAAGCCGTGATTTTAGCGTTCGCCTTTGGCATGAGTATTCTTGGGTTAGCGGGCATGTTCATTGACATTCCTTTTTTATCCACAGGCATTCACATGCCCAGAAAAGAAGATATTTTGTGGATTTCTTTAATAGGGATTAGCGGGACTTTAGGGCAGTATTTCTTAACCTATGCTTACATGAACGCTCCTGCTGGGATCATTGCCCCCATTGAATACACCCGCATTGTTTGGGGGCTTTTGTTTGGGCTGTATTTAGGCGATAAATTTTTGGATCTTAAAAGCTCTTTAGGGGTGGCTTTGATTTTATTTTCAGGCTTACTCATCGCCTTGCCCGCTCTTTTAAAAGAATTAAAAAATTATAAATCATGCAACTGA
- a CDS encoding glycosyltransferase family 39 protein gives MQLNPLQSALLYFNFFIYPAKKTRSFDLNDLIFIVMAFLVLALGLWMSEEISISYNEAKDFFYSNAWFVQIAQKSTEILGQNDLALRLPFLLSHITNMFLFYLIGRNLLKKPKDALYVVLTYALLPGVNLFAILLSKSVLVLNLGLLISYLHVKTQKIPYLAIGACSFLDGAFVPLLLGVVIYALKRRYFKSAIFALVCLGVNTALFNDNFKGLPSGYFIDTCLELMLLYSPLFFLYYPYTLYKALFDKKPSLLAFMSTSGWLFPLLLSMRQEIDLKTFAPLALIGLPLFIKSALNSLRVRLKEFRGQYYLRVFSLYLLMLTETLFLWGSKISGANEKLLNRHFLAKEVAIALQLRGIHQIRTNDKQLALRLQFYGIKEGGRLRLMNTKISKKRPDIKIIYADKILQSYSLVHH, from the coding sequence ATGCAACTGAACCCCTTACAAAGCGCGCTGTTATATTTTAATTTCTTTATTTATCCGGCGAAAAAAACAAGGAGCTTTGATTTAAACGATTTGATTTTTATTGTCATGGCTTTTTTAGTCCTGGCTTTAGGGTTATGGATGAGCGAAGAAATTTCTATCAGTTACAATGAAGCGAAAGACTTTTTTTATAGCAACGCTTGGTTTGTTCAAATCGCTCAAAAAAGCACGGAAATCTTGGGTCAAAACGATTTAGCGTTAAGATTGCCTTTTTTACTCTCTCACATCACCAACATGTTTTTATTCTATCTCATAGGGCGAAACCTTTTAAAAAAGCCTAAAGACGCCCTTTATGTGGTCTTAACTTACGCTTTATTGCCTGGAGTGAATCTCTTTGCAATCTTGTTATCTAAAAGCGTGTTAGTGTTAAATCTTGGGCTTTTAATTAGCTATTTGCATGTCAAAACCCAAAAAATCCCCTATTTAGCCATTGGCGCTTGCTCGTTTTTAGACGGTGCGTTCGTTCCCCTTTTACTAGGGGTTGTTATCTACGCTTTAAAAAGGCGCTACTTTAAAAGCGCGATCTTTGCTTTGGTTTGTTTGGGTGTGAACACCGCTCTTTTCAATGACAATTTTAAGGGCTTGCCCAGTGGGTATTTTATAGACACTTGCTTGGAACTCATGCTTTTGTATTCGCCCTTATTTTTTCTCTACTACCCTTATACGCTCTATAAAGCCCTTTTTGATAAAAAGCCATCGTTATTAGCGTTTATGAGCACGAGCGGTTGGCTTTTCCCTTTGCTTTTGAGCATGCGCCAAGAAATAGATTTGAAAACTTTCGCCCCCCTAGCTTTAATCGGTTTGCCCTTATTCATTAAAAGCGCTTTAAATAGCCTTAGGGTGCGTTTGAAGGAATTTAGGGGGCAGTATTATTTGCGCGTTTTTAGCCTGTATCTTTTAATGCTCACTGAAACGCTCTTTTTGTGGGGGAGTAAAATTTCTGGCGCTAATGAAAAATTATTAAACCGGCATTTTTTAGCCAAAGAAGTCGCTATAGCTTTGCAATTAAGAGGCATCCATCAAATCCGCACCAATGACAAACAACTCGCTTTAAGGCTTCAATTCTATGGCATTAAAGAAGGGGGGAGATTGAGACTGATGAACACCAAGATTTCTAAAAAACGCCCGGATATTAAAATCATCTACGCTGATAAAATTCTACAATCCTATAGTTTGGTGCACCATTAA
- a CDS encoding DUF507 family protein: MRLKLTHINHISHKIANDFTHSKLLELKAPRELLCTLIEEILEKSVKKENAIDEQARELLEENTDEIEFMRMDERQLFWMIKRQIAQKEGFHLFWEERCNDLSHQILNKILDEDLIMFSVSENLIRNLIYKSIDTYSKAYESIENEVHEKIKHYKRKLPVGSDEYELVFERLYEEELRRKGFL; this comes from the coding sequence ATGAGACTCAAACTAACCCATATAAACCATATAAGCCATAAGATTGCCAACGACTTTACCCATTCAAAACTATTAGAATTAAAAGCCCCTAGGGAATTGTTGTGCACCTTGATAGAAGAAATTTTGGAAAAAAGCGTTAAAAAAGAAAACGCCATAGATGAGCAAGCCAGAGAGCTTTTAGAAGAAAACACGGACGAAATAGAATTCATGCGCATGGACGAAAGGCAACTTTTTTGGATGATTAAAAGACAAATCGCTCAAAAAGAAGGCTTTCATTTGTTCTGGGAAGAAAGGTGCAACGATTTATCGCACCAGATTTTGAATAAAATCTTAGATGAAGATTTGATCATGTTTAGCGTGTCGGAGAATTTGATAAGAAACTTGATTTACAAATCCATTGACACCTATTCTAAAGCGTATGAAAGCATTGAAAACGAAGTGCATGAAAAAATCAAGCATTACAAACGCAAATTGCCCGTAGGGAGCGATGAATACGAGCTTGTGTTTGAAAGGCTCTATGAAGAAGAATTAAGACGCAAAGGCTTTTTGTAA